ACTGTGGACACTTGTACGAATATACGTGCATATAGACGCCTGGAAAGTGCGTGTTTCAGGGAATATATCGTTTGCACCAGGAGGTGTGGCTGCGAGTGTAGCTGCTTCTGTGCGATTCGCGAGAGTGAGCAGAGGTAGCGTGTGCGCGCCACAGAGAAGACTTCTGAAAGTGATTACAAAGGACGCTTGTCCCTGAGAGTGGAGACGCAGCTTCGGCGCAGGaaggcctccggcgcgcgtcgctcctctgccAATTTGCGACACACACTTCGCACGTGGAGAAACTCCGCGCGTGGTGTCTCTCCATAAGCCGAATCAAATAAGTAGACGAACGAATATACGCGTGTATGGCAATGGGATACTACGCACATCCGCACATGCCGATGCAGTAGGCCGGCGAGCCTGTGTCTCCACTGTGAGTCAAGAAAGATGAGGTGGACGGCTTTTTGAGAAGCTGCACTGCTTGCGCGTCTTTTTTTGCGCCCAGTAGACAGGGCAGTCGCCTTTTCGCCAATGAGGGCGGCTCGATTTGCTCATGtgaagagagacaggctAATAATCGTTTGAGCTGAAACGAAGGACAACTGCGAAGCGTGACTTCGTTGGAGCAgcaggacgcgcaggcgcacaaCATCGTATACTTGCATGTAGTGCGTGCGCGTGGATATCGTCACCATTCAACAGGACAGACTCCGCCTGATCTCACGTGTACCGACAACGCATTCATAgacgcacatgcatatacgACTGAAAACTACCCGTACCCGTCACCCCGTGTGCAGAAGCGCGTTCTTTTGAGAGCAGACAGCGGAAGAACACATCAGAAAAAACcaaagagacagcagaggccAGGATAGAGCGACAGAATCGCCGAACTCGCGCGGGTGACTACTCCCGCGGCGAATGAGAAGGAAAttgagaagaaagacgctcCGAGCGCCTCAGGCTTGGTTAACGCGCCTCCACAACCCCAGCTGAAGCCTTGTTTTCTTCCTCAAACTTCAAAAGCAAGCGCTTCTCAATGCCTTCGAGTGCGAAGTGGTGTgtctgcaaaaaaaaaaaacgccaTCCCCGGGAGCTCTGCGGTATAGCAAGCTGTCTCGTTTGCGCTACATGTGCTGCGGAGCGCCACTTCTGCAGCGAGCTCTGTGCTGGTGCCCTCTGGATCGCCCGTGGACTCTGAGCCGTGCGGAAGTCCCAACTCAAAACACTAGGGTGGGCTGTGCGCCGTGGCAGCCGCGGATTCCacgccgggcgcgccggcacgACAGGGCGCTCTGGGAGAGACTGCAAAGTTTCGAAACGTTGTCTCACCGTCATCTCGAGAGCGTCGCGCTCCTGCGTCAGCTGCTTCTTCGGGTCGGGACCGCCCATGCCGGGCATCATCATCATCGGTGGCATTGCTGGGGGTGCACAGGAGAAGACACATGCATTTCAAATCGATCGAAGAAATGCCGCAAGACAGGCCAcggtcgcgcctcgctccacACCAGTGAaccgcctcctgcgcaggacgcccgcagggcgagaagacgaacgTGAAACCGCGAGCACGGAGGCACGAAGAGCCCGCCACGAAGGAACTCGCGATGTCTTTGAAACGTGGATCCGCGTCACtaagagagaggcagcacGCGGACGAGGAGTGACAGATTGCGTCTGCGGGCTTTCATCGTGGCTGgggaaggcgcgcgtcgaCGCAGGACACACGTGTCTCTGTGCCTTCATGAAGCATCGAAACATACGGTCTCGCGCGACAAAATCAGTGGGTCGCCTGCCCTACCTGCATCCATCATCATCAACGCCTGAACGCCTGTCtgctcttcggcgcgcgcctctgcaagCGGCTGAAGTTTCTCCTGCTGGTTAGACCACAACGCCGACAGGAGCTGCAACAGTCCTCCGCTGCTCATCATAATCAAAAAGTACCTGAAAAACGCACCACTCGCAGAGAAAACCCCGATTTTCAGATCGTAATCGCTGGCAAAACAAAGAAGAACAGGTTAAACCCCGGAGCGACTTGTGCATATTTGCGCTGAGGCGACGTCAGCatagatgcatatatatacacatatatatatatatatatgaatacaACAGTATatttgtgtatatatatgactCTGCAGATGTGAACTGGCGCTCCTGGCGCTCCGAAGGCTACAATGCGGACGCGAAGTACGCCACCCACCGAAACCGATAATACTTGAACAAGTGTGAGAATACCGAACCAGCGCCATACATAGTTGTGCACGTtggcacatatatatacatatatatatatatatatatatatatatatatatggataaTGCATGcagctatatatatatatatatatatatacatacttTTTTTGCCGCTGGGAGCTAACCCCAAAACCACGGGCTCCCGCGCAGGTCTGTGACTCCAGCGCTTCTTTCGCTCGCTTTCTTGAACAATGGCCGTACCAAGACAGGGAGGAGACATAAGTAACATCCAGGGAGGGCAAGTCAATTCCTCGCTGAAGCATCGACTTGAACCGGAAGGTGAGAGGGAAAGGCATTTTcgctgtacatacaccgcaATACACACCCAGAATCCCGTCCCCGTTCTACTCGCCGCAGAAACTGTAACCAGGCGACCGCACAGCAGAGAGACTGACAAGCGGGGGAAACGCACTCAGATTCAGGTCTTTCAAAACGTGCCCGCAAATCGAGCTAGACAAAAACCAGGTATTGAAGCCCGTACGTCACACAGCAAACCATGCATGCgcctatacatatatatatatatatatatagacatgTCTATGTCTATTTATAGATACGtatctgtatgtatgtatgtatgtatggtTATATGAGGCCCCGAACAGCAGGACGATACCTACAAAGACAAACACACCTGTGCGAGGCAGGCACACCCGGTagaggaagaagcacgcATCTGCCTTGTGCGCGCCTTCACCCCCTCCACACACTGGCGGTGTCTTGCAGGAAAACAGAGGCGGCACCGCCAggcttcctctgcaggcagCTGACGCCTTTCGCCGAGCGCTGGCCGCAGGTGGCCTCTCGATATCTCACCGACGAGGAAATCAGGGAAGAGGTAATTGATGAAGTAAGCCATGCCGCCTTGCAGGAAGATGAAGGACATCTGCCCCTTGAGCATACCCATCGTCTGATGCGGATCTACACGCACAGGCACAGGAAAAAAAATCTTTACTATACAAGAAAGGAAACGTCGAAGTATGTTAGAAAACTTTCTCGTTAATTATAACCTAAAAGTTTCTTTTAGCGGCTACGCACGACGCGGCAACGCGATCCAAGCACAGAAACGCGCGCTTGGGTGCCCCCGAACCCTCCGCGGAGAATGACCCGCCTTCAGAAGACGCGCTGTCGCCAGAGGAAGAGCGTTCGCCGCCCGTGGAAGATAATCCTGTTTTCAGCTGTCTGCGCAAATAACTGCGGTGCCCGTTCTCCGTTGGAAGCCGCGATTTCGTGTTGCGCGCACTGACGACGTGAGGAAGCAGACAAAGAGAGACTTGCGCTGCGgactttctctctcctccctaGCCGTGCGAGAGCATCTCATTCACtcacgcaggcgctgcggcgcgcgctctccgcagagATCGTGGCTCGCTTTACGCGCGCTGTGAGCGCATTTTCTCGCCGGCATTtcctgcgagagaggagcgcgGATGCGCGCGGTTTCTCACCTTGCTTCGCGAAAGACTCGAGTGTTTTCATGGGATTCTGCTGTCCGTCGAATTCACGCAGGAGCGAGCCCATCACTCCGCATTCGCGGTCTGTGTAGAAGGTCACCCGGCCCTGAAAGGCCGCCGTAGGGAGCACCCGCCCGTTGGAGCCGCGCAGCAAAccgacgcgctgcagaagcgagcTAAAAAAGCAAATACAAATCGCCTACCACTGTCCACAAGCCGCACAGAGGAAACATCTGGACAGCAGTGGAAGCCGAAACATACTCGCGAGCAGCAAAGCGCATATACCTCAACGagcacagatatatatatgtatatatatacatacttatatatgtgtatgtgtatgtatgtgcatgtgcatatatCGGGGGCTGCAGCCGGCAGCTAGACCGATGGACGTTGCCCAGATGGACTCGGGCGGGGAGaccagaagaagagagaagagagaggagagagggatTTTAACCGCTCGTTCACCCAAAAGGCTCAAGAAGAGAGGTCGTCCTGTGTGCATATCAAGCGCCGGCCTGCGTCGTGAATTCAGTGACCCTGCTTCTTCGCATACTTGAGCTGAAGGCGCTGAAGATCTGgagttcgcggcgctcgtacggccgcggcgaggttTTGTCTCAGAATCGAGACAAGCACCACGGCGAGGAAGATCGGGAACAGCACGAAGACCGCGATCCGATCATCGAGCAAGACGACCTCCATATTGGCGATCTCGGCGAAAGAAACGTGGAACTCAGAGGCTCAGAGCGACAAGCCAGTaggaaagaaaaacgcgTGCAGAGACAGCCATCGAGCGGGGACGCGAGATGCAGAcgggaggaagcagagatgGACGCGAACCGAGAAACAGAGGATTGAACACAGAAGAAGCATACGGAAAACAATGCAGCACGCCGAGGAATAGAGAAAGACAAAGTTACAAAGTTATACGGGCGGATACACTTCCTCGCTTTCCGTGCCGGCTCAGAGCGGAAAGAAGCGTTGATGAGGAAGATGtcggggagagagacatgG
The Besnoitia besnoiti strain Bb-Ger1 chromosome VIII, whole genome shotgun sequence genome window above contains:
- a CDS encoding putative membrane protein (encoded by transcript BESB_082840), whose protein sequence is MEVVLLDDRIAVFVLFPIFLAVVLVSILRQNLAAAVRAPRTPDLQRLQLNSLLQRVGLLRGSNGRVLPTAAFQGRVTFYTDRECGVMGSLLREFDGQQNPMKTLESFAKQDPHQTMGMLKGQMSFIFLQGGMAYFINYLFPDFLVAKMPFPLTFRFKSMLQRGIDLPSLDVTYVSSLSWYFLIMMSSGGLLQLLSALWSNQQEKLQPLAEARAEEQTGVQALMMMDAAMPPMMMMPGMGGPDPKKQLTQERDALEMTTHHFALEGIEKRLLLKFEEENKASAGVVEAR